A genomic segment from uncultured Vibrio sp. encodes:
- a CDS encoding diguanylate cyclase, producing the protein MRPKGTSMRILLVDDVQLDRMQLAIRLKQLGHIVKTVGSGAEALNIYESFDPELVLLDITMPEMDGFELSLSIREACTEWIPIIFLSSHEEPEIIAKAIEVGGDDYLIKPVDKLVLNSKLIAMQRIARMRCELKQATAQLEKVNRLLTQQANEDGLTKLYNRRYIDQKLESMVAWHGRRCMPMAMILLDVDFFKAFNDNYGHIEGDRCLQAIASQLKATFCRSGEYVGRYGGEEFVVLLSGTDEQMAEREAARIQEAIAFLNYPHEYSSITNRVTVSQGVLAFQATGKENKADLYAMVDRALYTSKSQGRDTHTLVNRN; encoded by the coding sequence ATGCGACCTAAAGGGACATCAATGCGGATTCTACTGGTTGATGATGTTCAATTAGACAGAATGCAATTGGCTATTCGTCTTAAACAACTGGGGCATATCGTCAAAACAGTAGGCAGCGGTGCTGAAGCGCTAAACATTTATGAGAGTTTCGATCCCGAGCTGGTTTTGCTCGATATCACTATGCCTGAAATGGATGGCTTTGAGCTTTCATTATCCATCAGAGAAGCTTGTACCGAGTGGATTCCTATCATTTTCCTTAGTAGTCATGAAGAGCCAGAGATCATCGCTAAAGCGATAGAAGTGGGCGGTGATGATTACCTTATCAAACCTGTAGATAAACTCGTCCTCAATTCCAAACTCATCGCTATGCAGCGTATTGCTCGCATGAGGTGCGAGTTAAAACAAGCGACAGCACAACTCGAAAAAGTAAATCGGCTTTTAACCCAGCAGGCGAATGAGGATGGATTAACAAAGCTTTATAACCGCAGATACATTGATCAGAAGCTTGAATCAATGGTTGCGTGGCACGGCCGCCGTTGCATGCCGATGGCAATGATTTTGTTAGATGTCGACTTTTTTAAGGCGTTTAACGATAACTATGGTCACATAGAAGGGGATAGGTGCTTGCAGGCGATTGCAAGTCAACTCAAAGCGACTTTTTGCCGCTCGGGTGAGTACGTTGGGCGTTATGGTGGAGAAGAGTTTGTCGTATTGCTTAGTGGCACCGATGAACAAATGGCAGAAAGAGAGGCCGCTCGTATTCAAGAGGCGATTGCTTTCCTTAACTATCCTCATGAGTATTCGAGTATTACAAATAGAGTTACAGTGTCACAGGGCGTACTTGCCTTTCAAGCTACCGGAAAAGAAAATAAAGCCGATTTGTATGCGATGGTCGATAGAGCGCTCTACACATCGAAATCACAAGGTCGTGATACTCATACATTGGTAAATAGAAATTGA
- a CDS encoding AraC family transcriptional regulator, with amino-acid sequence MEEKQECYSISEKTYQEMIDHTRVMALEERGIVQCGIATCRDFFSVYRKNQKKHMLLYTVRGKGWLESHSTRYELEPGSLIIVPAGIENGFGMGDETWQIAWVFLSPSTEWSIIKEGISYQVSSTPEVMYSCIQTLLRSINLPVNYGGAVGEHSVAQLELMLNMPQSESISRHQLKLRRVFDLVQRQLHKEWTVEQLAALYPCSEAHLFRLSQQQFGQSPMAHLTRMRMEYAARLLRSTEWPIQHIGEIVGYPTSANFSTRFRSWSGMTPRMFRQNGRL; translated from the coding sequence ATGGAAGAAAAACAGGAGTGTTACTCCATTTCCGAAAAAACCTATCAGGAAATGATCGACCACACCCGTGTTATGGCTTTGGAAGAGCGGGGGATCGTTCAATGCGGAATTGCAACCTGCAGAGACTTTTTTTCGGTGTACCGGAAAAACCAAAAAAAGCACATGCTGCTGTATACCGTGAGAGGAAAGGGTTGGCTGGAAAGTCATTCGACTCGCTATGAATTGGAGCCGGGGTCTTTAATCATTGTTCCCGCAGGTATTGAAAATGGATTTGGTATGGGAGATGAAACGTGGCAGATAGCATGGGTATTTCTTTCACCAAGCACAGAGTGGTCAATAATAAAAGAGGGGATCAGTTACCAAGTATCCTCCACACCAGAAGTGATGTATTCCTGTATTCAAACCCTTCTGCGTAGTATAAATCTACCGGTAAACTATGGCGGGGCCGTGGGTGAACACAGTGTTGCTCAACTTGAATTGATGCTCAACATGCCTCAATCAGAATCCATTTCCCGTCATCAGTTAAAGCTGCGTCGCGTATTTGATCTTGTTCAAAGGCAGTTACATAAAGAGTGGACTGTGGAACAGTTAGCTGCGCTATATCCTTGTTCAGAAGCTCATTTGTTTCGACTGAGTCAGCAGCAGTTTGGACAAAGCCCAATGGCACATTTAACGCGTATGAGAATGGAATACGCAGCAAGATTGTTACGCTCCACCGAATGGCCAATTCAGCACATAGGTGAAATTGTTGGTTATCCAACCAGTGCAAACTTCAGTACCCGGTTTCGCTCTTGGTCTGGTATGACACCTAGAATGTTCAGACAAAATGGCCGCCTTTAG
- a CDS encoding amino acid aminotransferase, with translation MFSNLPTPVLDPILSLSVAYRNDARPNKVDLGIGVYKNSAGETPIMKAIQMAQDVVVKTQKTKAYVGLAGCEEFNQSMVDLLLSGTSAMDRVAAIQTPGASGALRMLGDLMKVAQPDTTVWISNPSYVNHKPVMEAAGLKVRFYHYFSPETKQVDSAKMIDDLSKAGPSDVVLLHGCCHNPTGADIDFAAWQAITELSQKNGFTPFVDIAYQGFGDGLEADAKGLRFMADNVEEMLITTSCSKNFGLYRERTGAAIVVGKNTQDVTNAKGKLLTLARSTYTMPPDHGAALVKTILQDTNLTSVWKQELSEMQQRLVSLRQNLCNELRNNHNTDQFDFIESHKGMFTVLGFTEKQMAHLREDYGIYGVGDGRINIAGLTETHIPYVADAINKVSQL, from the coding sequence ATGTTTTCTAATCTACCAACTCCCGTATTAGATCCTATTTTATCTTTATCCGTTGCATACCGTAACGATGCGCGTCCTAACAAGGTTGATCTTGGCATTGGCGTTTATAAAAACAGCGCAGGCGAAACGCCAATCATGAAAGCCATTCAGATGGCGCAAGATGTTGTTGTTAAAACTCAAAAAACCAAAGCTTACGTCGGCCTTGCAGGTTGCGAAGAGTTTAACCAAAGCATGGTTGATCTCTTATTATCAGGAACTTCCGCAATGGATCGTGTTGCGGCAATTCAAACCCCAGGGGCGAGTGGTGCCTTGCGCATGTTGGGTGACTTAATGAAAGTCGCGCAACCGGATACCACCGTATGGATTTCTAATCCAAGTTATGTGAACCACAAGCCGGTGATGGAAGCCGCGGGTCTGAAAGTAAGGTTCTACCATTACTTCTCTCCAGAAACCAAACAAGTTGATTCGGCGAAAATGATCGACGATTTGTCAAAAGCCGGTCCTTCTGATGTCGTGCTACTTCACGGTTGTTGCCACAACCCAACGGGTGCTGACATCGACTTCGCTGCTTGGCAAGCGATTACAGAGCTATCTCAGAAGAATGGTTTCACACCTTTTGTTGATATCGCCTATCAAGGTTTTGGTGACGGTCTGGAAGCAGACGCGAAAGGCCTTCGCTTTATGGCTGATAACGTCGAGGAGATGCTCATCACAACATCTTGCTCGAAGAATTTTGGCCTTTATCGTGAGCGTACTGGTGCTGCGATCGTCGTCGGTAAAAATACGCAAGACGTCACTAACGCAAAAGGTAAGCTATTAACCTTGGCTCGTTCTACTTACACGATGCCGCCAGATCATGGCGCTGCATTGGTCAAAACGATCCTTCAAGACACAAATCTGACATCTGTTTGGAAACAAGAACTGAGCGAAATGCAGCAGCGTTTAGTAAGTCTTCGTCAAAACTTGTGTAACGAATTGAGAAATAACCACAATACAGATCAATTCGACTTCATTGAGAGTCACAAAGGTATGTTTACTGTGCTAGGCTTTACTGAAAAGCAAATGGCGCACCTGCGTGAAGATTATGGCATTTATGGTGTCGGTGATGGTCGAATTAATATCGCAGGCCTAACCGAAACACATATTCCTTACGTAGCTGACGCGATCAATAAAGTATCTCAACTTTAA
- a CDS encoding RimK/LysX family protein, with amino-acid sequence MKNWKLILPLMMSGSLIACTSTQTTTEPVEPETPKVEQPVVVEPEVKPEVEPKPEVKPKPQPEPEKKPEPKPEKPVKVQKTPDGMLILGSEEWVYVPGIDETFKARVDTGATTSSISALDIVPFERDGKDWVQFKIDLGDKASKEFKLPVERWAKVKQSSSDEVNKRAVVMAYIQVGDYKEKTEFTLAERGHMKFPMLLGRSFFRDIAVVDVSKKYIQDKPSKK; translated from the coding sequence ATGAAAAACTGGAAACTGATTCTACCGCTTATGATGAGTGGTAGTTTAATTGCTTGTACGTCAACGCAAACGACGACAGAGCCTGTTGAGCCAGAAACGCCAAAAGTAGAACAACCTGTTGTGGTAGAGCCAGAAGTTAAACCAGAGGTTGAGCCTAAGCCAGAAGTAAAACCTAAACCGCAACCAGAGCCAGAAAAGAAACCTGAACCTAAACCAGAAAAGCCAGTTAAGGTACAAAAAACGCCTGACGGAATGCTTATTCTTGGCTCAGAAGAGTGGGTTTACGTACCGGGCATTGATGAAACGTTTAAAGCGCGTGTAGATACAGGTGCAACGACATCGTCAATCAGTGCGCTCGATATCGTGCCGTTTGAACGTGATGGCAAAGATTGGGTACAGTTTAAAATTGACCTCGGTGACAAGGCGAGCAAAGAATTTAAACTGCCCGTAGAGCGTTGGGCCAAGGTAAAACAGTCATCATCAGATGAGGTAAATAAACGTGCTGTTGTGATGGCCTACATTCAAGTCGGTGATTACAAAGAAAAGACGGAGTTTACCTTGGCTGAAAGAGGCCATATGAAGTTCCCAATGTTATTGGGACGTAGCTTCTTCAGAGATATTGCTGTCGTGGACGTATCGAAAAAATACATCCAAGATAAACCGAGTAAAAAGTAG
- the modC gene encoding molybdenum ABC transporter ATP-binding protein ModC, which produces MSIKVQFKQSLGETDFDVNLELPCNGISALFGRSGAGKTTLINVISGLVTPTQGKVTIGEHVLYDSDRSINLPTHKRKIGYVFQDSRLFPHYSVKGNLMYGVKEKDSAYFDAVTELLSIKPLLKRFPASLSGGERQRVAIARALLSKPNLLLMDEPLASLDMPRKREVMPFLEELSEKVNIPIVYVTHSLQEIIRLAQNLAIIEHGQIVTSGKLEDVWASHAMRPWQSFSEHSSLFEGKIATHHSHYALTSVKLGQSASLWVQKIEGEPGTSIRLQVRASDVSIALERPVGTSIRNVLPATVQSIEQVNVGDDKQSITVSLQLDEGCCLWAKITPWALDDLNLKPGDSVYAQVKGVSVTQRDIAFSPHSYH; this is translated from the coding sequence ATGAGCATTAAAGTACAATTTAAACAGTCACTTGGTGAAACTGACTTTGATGTCAACCTTGAGTTACCCTGTAACGGAATAAGTGCGCTGTTTGGTCGTTCTGGCGCAGGTAAAACAACGTTGATCAATGTTATCAGTGGATTGGTTACGCCGACACAAGGTAAAGTCACCATTGGTGAACACGTTTTGTATGATAGTGATAGGTCGATAAACTTACCGACTCACAAGCGGAAGATTGGCTATGTTTTTCAGGACTCTCGTTTATTCCCACACTATTCAGTAAAAGGGAACTTGATGTATGGCGTAAAAGAGAAAGACAGCGCTTACTTTGATGCGGTGACAGAGCTGCTCTCGATAAAGCCGCTACTGAAGCGTTTCCCAGCGTCGCTTTCTGGTGGCGAAAGACAACGAGTGGCCATCGCGCGCGCATTGTTGTCTAAACCAAACTTATTGTTAATGGATGAGCCATTAGCATCCTTAGATATGCCCAGAAAGCGAGAAGTGATGCCTTTTCTCGAAGAACTGTCTGAAAAAGTCAATATTCCCATCGTTTATGTGACACATAGCCTACAAGAAATCATCAGACTGGCTCAGAACTTGGCTATTATCGAACACGGTCAAATTGTGACCTCAGGGAAGCTGGAAGATGTCTGGGCTTCTCACGCAATGAGGCCATGGCAGTCGTTTTCTGAACACAGTAGCTTGTTTGAAGGAAAGATCGCGACTCATCACAGTCACTATGCGCTAACTTCTGTAAAGCTTGGTCAGAGTGCATCACTTTGGGTACAAAAGATTGAGGGTGAACCGGGTACATCGATTCGACTTCAGGTGCGAGCTAGCGATGTCTCTATCGCACTCGAGCGTCCCGTTGGCACATCGATTCGAAACGTTTTGCCTGCGACGGTACAGTCTATAGAGCAAGTGAATGTCGGAGACGATAAGCAGAGCATAACGGTGTCTTTGCAGTTGGATGAGGGGTGCTGTTTGTGGGCAAAAATTACTCCTTGGGCACTTGATGACCTCAATTTAAAGCCAGGTGACTCCGTCTATGCGCAAGTGAAGGGGGTGAGTGTGACTCAACGTGACATTGCGTTTTCACCACATTCTTATCACTGA
- the modB gene encoding molybdate ABC transporter permease subunit: MTELEYQALILSLKVGTYAVLWLIPLGVLLAWLLSRKKFFGKSVLDSLIHLPLVLPPVVIGYLLLVFLGRQGFLGSWLYEHFGVVFSFNWKGAVVACIVVALPLMVRSVRLSLESVDPKLEHAASTLGASRLKVFMTITLPLTIPGIITGTMLSFARSLGEFGATISFVSNIPGETQTIPLAMYNFIETPGAEMEAARLCIISIALALSTLMASEWLNRRASSRLGAK; encoded by the coding sequence GTGACAGAACTTGAATACCAAGCTTTAATCTTAAGCCTGAAAGTCGGTACATACGCGGTACTTTGGCTTATCCCTTTAGGGGTTTTATTAGCTTGGTTACTTTCCCGTAAAAAGTTCTTTGGTAAATCAGTCCTTGATAGCCTCATTCACCTGCCGTTGGTATTACCTCCTGTCGTTATCGGTTATTTGCTGTTGGTTTTTCTTGGACGGCAAGGGTTCCTCGGCAGTTGGCTATATGAACATTTTGGTGTGGTATTTAGCTTTAATTGGAAAGGAGCGGTTGTCGCTTGTATTGTCGTCGCACTGCCACTTATGGTTCGTTCGGTCCGTTTAAGTTTAGAAAGTGTCGACCCTAAACTTGAACATGCAGCCTCAACACTCGGTGCTTCTCGGTTAAAAGTGTTTATGACGATTACACTGCCGTTGACTATCCCTGGCATTATTACTGGAACCATGCTGTCCTTCGCGCGTAGCCTGGGCGAATTTGGCGCTACAATTAGTTTTGTGTCTAATATTCCGGGAGAGACACAAACGATACCTCTTGCTATGTACAACTTTATCGAAACGCCCGGGGCAGAGATGGAAGCGGCGCGCCTTTGTATTATTTCAATCGCACTGGCGTTATCCACATTAATGGCATCTGAATGGCTGAATCGAAGAGCTTCAAGCCGGTTGGGAGCCAAATGA
- the modA gene encoding molybdate ABC transporter substrate-binding protein — MRAWKTHACLSAMLSVAFSANAETAIKVYAASSMTNAIDEIVQNFEDKFDVAVTPVYGGSSSIARQILNGAPADVFISANTKWMDYLVDEGVISSDNVTSLVGNSLVLIAPKASNSSAFNFNDSKAWQAALNDGRLALGNPTSVPVGMYAKESLTTLGVWKDIKYKVAPTKNVRLALALVERGEAPLGVVYKTDALLTDKVKIVSEFASDTHSAIVYPAAIVNDSTESEQFFRYLSTEDAKDVFVKYGFSNKDQE, encoded by the coding sequence ATGAGAGCGTGGAAAACACATGCCTGCCTATCGGCAATGTTAAGCGTTGCATTTTCAGCAAATGCAGAAACAGCTATCAAAGTTTACGCAGCGTCTTCAATGACCAATGCGATTGATGAAATCGTACAAAATTTTGAAGACAAGTTCGACGTTGCGGTTACGCCTGTTTACGGTGGCTCCTCGTCTATCGCTCGTCAAATACTAAACGGCGCGCCCGCTGATGTTTTTATCTCGGCGAATACCAAATGGATGGATTATTTGGTCGATGAAGGCGTAATTTCCAGTGACAATGTCACAAGCTTAGTTGGCAATAGCTTAGTTTTAATCGCTCCGAAAGCATCGAACTCCAGCGCCTTTAATTTTAACGACAGTAAAGCGTGGCAAGCCGCGCTAAATGACGGACGTCTTGCACTCGGTAATCCGACATCGGTACCTGTGGGTATGTACGCCAAAGAATCACTGACTACACTGGGTGTATGGAAAGATATCAAATATAAAGTCGCACCAACAAAAAATGTTCGCCTTGCGTTAGCTCTGGTAGAGCGCGGCGAAGCACCATTAGGTGTTGTGTATAAAACGGACGCGTTATTGACGGATAAAGTTAAAATCGTATCGGAATTCGCAAGTGATACACACTCAGCAATCGTTTATCCGGCAGCGATTGTTAATGACTCAACGGAATCGGAGCAGTTTTTCCGCTACCTGAGTACAGAAGATGCCAAAGATGTCTTTGTCAAATATGGTTTCAGTAATAAGGATCAAGAGTGA
- a CDS encoding cobyric acid synthase, whose amino-acid sequence MKSAIPSLMVQGTTSDAGKSVLVAGLCRVLARRGIKVAPFKPQNMALNSAVTKDGGEIGRAQEVQAQACNIESTVHMNPVLIKPNSDTGAQIILQGKALSDMDAAGFHDYKKIAMNTVLDSFSRLTQEFESIMIEGAGSPAEINLREGDIANMGFAEAADVPVIIVADIDRGGVFAHLYGTLALLSESEQARVKGFVINRFRGDIRLLQSGLDWLEETTGKPVLGVLPYLHGFNLEAEDAITDQQELNSEVKLNVVVPVLTRISNHTDFDALRLNPDINLRYVGKGEKIDKADLVILPGTKSVRDDLAYLRSQGWDKDILRHIRLGGKVMGICGGYQMLGKTINDPDGVESASGMSEGLGLLDVHTVLTGSKQLTKTQAMVSLNGKTARAKGYEIHVGRSEVSGEQPLELANGALDGALSQCGQIMGTYLHGFFDEVEVLNLIAEWVNGSQIKQQNFEELKELGINRIADAIEQHVNLDFLFK is encoded by the coding sequence ATGAAATCAGCGATTCCTTCTTTAATGGTTCAAGGCACCACATCGGATGCCGGAAAAAGTGTACTGGTGGCAGGTTTATGCCGTGTGTTAGCTCGAAGAGGGATTAAAGTTGCCCCATTTAAGCCACAAAATATGGCGCTCAATAGCGCGGTAACCAAAGATGGTGGCGAGATTGGACGAGCTCAGGAAGTTCAGGCTCAAGCCTGCAATATAGAATCCACTGTTCATATGAACCCGGTACTTATCAAGCCGAACAGCGATACAGGTGCACAGATCATTCTGCAAGGCAAAGCATTGTCTGATATGGATGCTGCGGGTTTCCATGATTACAAAAAAATCGCGATGAATACCGTACTGGACTCCTTTTCTCGTCTTACTCAAGAGTTTGAATCAATCATGATTGAAGGCGCAGGTAGTCCGGCAGAAATAAACCTTCGAGAAGGGGATATTGCCAATATGGGCTTTGCAGAAGCCGCTGACGTTCCAGTCATTATTGTCGCAGATATCGACCGAGGTGGTGTTTTTGCTCATCTATATGGCACCTTAGCATTACTTTCAGAATCAGAACAAGCTCGTGTGAAAGGCTTTGTCATTAATCGGTTCCGGGGCGATATTCGTTTGTTGCAATCAGGCTTGGACTGGCTTGAAGAAACAACAGGTAAGCCAGTTTTAGGCGTATTGCCGTACCTTCATGGCTTCAACCTTGAAGCAGAAGACGCGATTACTGACCAGCAAGAATTAAACTCTGAAGTAAAGCTCAATGTTGTGGTGCCCGTGTTAACTCGCATCAGTAACCATACCGATTTTGATGCGTTACGCCTCAATCCAGACATTAACTTACGTTATGTGGGTAAAGGTGAAAAAATCGACAAGGCTGATTTGGTTATTCTACCCGGTACAAAATCTGTCAGAGACGATTTAGCGTACTTAAGAAGCCAGGGCTGGGACAAAGATATATTGCGCCATATTCGTCTGGGTGGAAAAGTAATGGGCATCTGTGGCGGTTATCAGATGCTTGGTAAAACAATTAATGATCCAGATGGCGTGGAGAGTGCGTCAGGAATGAGTGAAGGCTTAGGGCTGCTCGACGTACATACAGTGCTGACTGGCAGTAAGCAACTGACAAAGACACAAGCCATGGTGAGTCTTAATGGGAAAACAGCTAGGGCAAAAGGCTACGAGATTCATGTTGGCCGAAGCGAAGTGTCCGGGGAGCAACCACTTGAACTCGCCAATGGAGCTTTGGACGGTGCGCTAAGTCAATGCGGTCAGATTATGGGAACCTATTTACACGGTTTCTTTGACGAGGTAGAGGTTCTCAATCTTATTGCTGAATGGGTAAATGGCTCTCAAATAAAGCAGCAAAATTTCGAAGAGCTTAAAGAGCTTGGTATTAATCGTATTGCCGATGCGATAGAACAACACGTGAACTTAGATTTTTTGTTTAAATAG
- a CDS encoding DUF3069 domain-containing protein, whose translation MSEATNTESKKIDLETISPELRKVIEFDEVPEEMFEMVTSIHEVSEEAVRASWDEMPASAQNILDNFEQFHALVSVGQAFAGINVMEEFPTLNLPENMTDEDKEEYRAQLLDNVLHNCVKDMVKQMKKARRDPLLKREFKEVFAK comes from the coding sequence ATGTCAGAAGCAACTAACACCGAAAGCAAAAAAATCGATCTAGAAACCATTTCTCCAGAGCTACGTAAAGTTATTGAATTCGACGAAGTTCCAGAGGAAATGTTCGAAATGGTTACCTCTATCCATGAAGTGTCAGAAGAAGCTGTTCGCGCGTCTTGGGACGAAATGCCAGCAAGCGCACAAAACATTCTGGATAACTTTGAACAGTTCCATGCTCTAGTTTCGGTAGGCCAAGCATTTGCTGGCATTAACGTGATGGAAGAATTTCCAACCCTTAACCTGCCAGAAAACATGACCGATGAAGATAAAGAAGAGTACCGAGCTCAGTTGCTAGACAATGTCCTTCACAACTGCGTGAAAGACATGGTTAAGCAAATGAAAAAAGCTCGCCGTGATCCTCTGCTAAAACGTGAATTCAAAGAAGTGTTTGCTAAGTAA